The Camelina sativa cultivar DH55 chromosome 18, Cs, whole genome shotgun sequence DNA window GAAATTGTCCTTCATTGAAGATGTTGGTCAAGTCGGCATGGCCGAGTTCTTCGACCCTTCTCATGTTCTACAATGCAAGGTTGTTCTTCTTgggtttctttattttgtttcctctcTGGGTTTTTGTGGGTTTACTCGATTTTTTTTCTCCAGAATCTTATGTAATTTCACGTTTCGTTGATTGTTGTCTCTGGATTGGTCGCTTAGCAGTTTAGATTTCTTACAGTTGATCCTTCGTGTGTTCTGTCCTAGTGTTTGATTTTGGATCGCATGTTCATATTAAGCCTTTAACGCTTTATCATCTTGTCTTTTAGATGGGTTGTGATGGTTATTGAAGAGTTGAAGTATTACTTAATGATTCGTATAGTTTAGGTTTTACCGTACTTGTTTTTGTACTTGCATTGTGTTGTGTTAATTGGAAGAATTGGAATTGGGTATATCAAGCATCTTAAGATGAGCTAGGTCTCTTCACTTCTTGTGGGGCTCTTTAAATTAACAATGTGAACGGTTTTTATTTACTGATTGTGCAAAAGCCTTTGTGTGTAGAATTTGACTCTTTGTGTATCATTGTTTTAATCTAACTAGCCAAAATGTTTGGCAAATGAGGTTTGATAGAGGATTTGGTTGCTCGAATCTTGGCGTGTTTATTGTCTATTTCATCATTGTGCTAACTCTGATATTtgtctgattttggttttgggaaaATGCAGATCGAAGAACTTGCTAAGATGATTCAAAAGGTTTTGGATCTGTGTCCtcttttcatattcttcttgaagcttttgcgtatttttgtttttgtttcgttGTTCTTATGTAAATATCTTCAAAAAGGATGGTTTTATGTTTTGCAGAGTAAGCATCTAGTAGTCTTCACAGGTGCTGGCATTTCAACTTCTTGTGGTATTCCTGATTTCCGAGGCCCTAAAGGAATTTGGACTTTACAGGTCTGAGCCAAGGCTTTTTACTCCTCTTTTCTTTGACTATTTTACTCTACGAGTTTGAGTTTGAATTCTATCATCGATTGGCTTGACTTGATGGCATTTCCTTGGACTGTCTGGTTATATATACCTATCGTTTAAAAAAGTATCATCTCGTAAAAGATAACACTTGTGATCCATGTTTATTGGTTTCAGCGCGAGGGAAAAGATTTACCTAAAGCATCTCTGCCGTTTCATCGTGCAATGCCGAGCATGACTCACATGGCTTTGGTTGAATTAGAAAGAGCTGgcattttaaaatttgtcatCAGTCAGGTAATCCTCTTTCTCCCTACAGAGTTACTTTTTTGATGACCATGCTTGATCACTGAGAGGATCTTGTCTCCATGTTTACATCTCTAATATTCAATTATATGCTGCTTTGTAAATGATCAGAATGTGGATGGCTTACATCTTCGATCTGGAATACCAAGAGAGAAGCTTTCTGAACTGCATGGAGACTCTTTTATGGAGATGTGTCCATCATGTGGAGCTGAGTAAGGCAGAAATATATGTTATGAGAGCTGTCATTATCTATCATTATGGTCACTGGACCATAATCAGTAACAGATTTTCTCGAAATTTCAAAGGTACCTACGTGATTTCGAGGTGGAAACTATTGGATTGAAGGAGACATCAAGAAGGTGTTCTGTTCAAAAATGTGGAGCTAAACTTAAAGATTCGGTCTTGGATTGGGAGGTAACACAAAACCGTTGCCTTTGAATCAGAGTCCACCGGTTTTACTTAAGGAGTTTAAGAACGAAAAATGAATCTTTTTGTGACTCTTATACTGCAGGATGCTTTGCCTCCAAAAGAAATTGATCCTGCAGAGAAGCACTGCAAAATGGCTGATCTTGTACTCTGTTTGGGAACCAGGTAATCAATGACTCATAAGAACTCTCATGTTTGTTTCCTCAATACTTTGATCATTTAGCCAAGCACCTCCCTTCCCTGGAGTATCtcttgtattttgattgttttatgaGCCTAACCTCTTTATGCAGTTTGCAGATAACCCCTGCTTGCAATTTGCCTCTCAAGTGTCTTAGAGGTGGAGGCAAGATCGTGATAGTTAATCTTCAGGTAATTTTCATCTACACGAGTTTTTTATGGGTTCGCTGGACATATCTCGCTGTTGACTATAAGCCTTGACATTTTCTTTGGAATGTATATTGAAGAATGTGTTTTTTCTGGTCTGTGTAATTTTTCATGGTGAATTGTGGACTGGTTATATTCGTCCTTGCAGAAAACACCGAAGGACAAGAAAGCAAATGTAGTGATTCATGGTCTTGTTGATAAGGTAAGACTTTACCTCTTGTTGTTTCTACATTTCTGGACAAAATCTTAGTGATATATAACAGATTACTTTCAGCACTGCAACCAAATGGAGTCTTATAGATTGTTTTCCTTCAAAATTCTGATGTGCAGGTGGTTGCAGGGGTCATGGAATCTCTCAACATGAAGATTCCTCCATATGTCAGAATCGATCTTTTCCAGATAATCCTAACTCAAGCTTTAAGCGGAGGTAGCTTTTCCTGAATCTTACATGACCTGCATTGTAGTTGGGTGTgtcaagcttttttttcttatgttaggCTTCGTAGCTCTCACTCACATGTTTTTCATTTGTGTTACAGATCAGAGGTTTATTAATTGGACCCTGCGTGTTGCAAGTGTTCATGGATTGACTTCTCAGTTACCATTCATCGAATCGATTGAGGTAATCTCTAGAAACTACTAAACCAAtgccaaaaaaatcaaagtccTTTCTGATCTTTTTTCATTTGCAATCCAGGTTTCATTCTCAGATGACCAGAAGTACAAAGATGCAGTTCTTGATAAGCAGCCGTTTCTTATGAAAAGGTGAAACTAAACTCCTCCTTAGAAGTCCGTTCTTATCCTATGTCTTACTCTTCTTATACATTCATACATTCTCATCCTCTTTCAGGAGAACAGCGCGAAACGaaacttttaatatattctTGAAAGTTAACTACAGTGACGGTTGTGACAGTGTCTCCACTCAGCTTAGCCTCCCATTTGAATTCAAGGTTTATTAAGACTAGTACTATGAATGCACTTACATATCTTGACTCATGAGCATTTTTATCACaccgttttaaaaaaaactatgtaggTCTCAACAGAAGAGCGTGGTGAGATTATTGACAAGGAGGCTGTGCTACAAAGCCTGAGAGAGAAAGCGGTTGAAGAGTCCAGTTGCGGGCAGAGCGGTGTGGTTGAGAGAAGAGCGGTTTCTGAACCGAGAAGTGAGGCTATTGTGTATGCTACTGTGACCAGTCTCAGGACTTTCCTTTGTCAACAATCTCTGCATGCTAATGGAGAACTCAAATGGAAGCTGGAAGGTTCTGGAACGTCACGTAAACGTTCTAGAACAGGCAAACGAAAATCAAAGGcacaggaagaagaaacaaaggcataggaagaagaagaaaaggaagaagcttttgtgtatataaaacaaacaaacaataggCTAACCGGCATTAATAGGGAATATGGAAGTTATCGGCGGCGTTTTGAGGGCTTgagtgaattttgtttttggtccaCACTCAGTTCTCTTAAACACAAGTTAACCAGGAATTGAAGATGGTAAtcttggttcggtttggttcagtATCGGTCAAACTTTTGTAGAAGCTATTTGTATTTGTAGCTTCAACTTACGCAATCTGTTTGAATATCATAAAAAATTACATGATGACTCAGCAGCGATGccatataaagaaaagaatttgGATGTTAGGAATGTGCACAAGTTCAGatattaattacaattatgtTTACCATCTGGGATGTTCTGCGTGAATTTAGGTTTTAGGACATGTTCTACGACTTTCGTCCAGCAAATCATttacataaatagaaaaatattagagAGCAGAGAGAGAATCGAAATCAATAATTAACGACTTTGTAATTTGTATAATAAGACAGTAATATAAAAAGACCAGTTCTACTACTTCTAGCTGTATCTTGATCGAATTTTCAATATAATAtgccacaaaaataaaaataaaaagtcaacCAAAATTAGCTGTATATTGATAGAtcctaaaacaaattaaactgttGTGAAACTTCAAGTTCGAAGGttgacatataatatatttttgttttgctaacaATGGCGAAGTTGAAATTCGGATAGTAACCACAATATGATACTAATACAAACCATTATACATTAGGTTAGAATCCGCTAGATGTGCCGATTTTTTCCGTCTATTACAACATATGTAGTTAAAATAATTGATCTAATTCTATTATAATAACATAGGTGATACTCCGTATTACAGCAGGGgattatattttgttagttactttttttataatttatatttttgtaatatagttttttattttgacttattttctttgtttatgtttatttgtatatttagagTTACACAGTAAATTGAAAATCCTAATATAGTAaatagtttgtaaaatgtagtttttcacggaaacaaacacaccgcaatattggatagtagttttgtaagagaatagacactgCACAATATCAAATAATAGTTTTGTAAAAGATAGACACActgcaatatcggatagtaattttgtaagaggatgcgtttttctttattttggtttgttgtcaaaagaggagaagttgcttgttaaaaacgtaataaatattaaatatttatcaaatatatcaaatattaacaaaattgtaaaaaaccaatttaatttatagtttgataaaaatacttgttttaacgggtttaactcaaacttttttttagattttaaaaatattaagagtaaaaatattaatattacttaaatattttatagacttaaatatattataatattttaaactttcgacggagttcaaatatttataataatttaacactctataaaattttaaatatttataatctcttaaacttttttaaaaaacgtaaatatattataatatgtttactttttaaaattttaaatatgttcaaatatataaccaaattaaactgttaaatttggatacctgataaatcaagcttcctgctcatttgtactcaaaacatattagtcatatatttatagtgattatgaaccatattccaaaatatttagtactttacatatataaatttctgctttttttattctttacatatatattaatcataattaattactataatttcgttaaggaaatattgaaaaatctaaactaaatgatgatttgtttttatttaattgtattaagttgattttttgtttacgtaaatatctcacaatataaaagaaaaatcaaataagtttacatatatatataatttggtatttaatctattgattattttggaagcaacaaagtcacaatccataagtattaaagatttctcattattattaatattcgtaataattatagggattaagtatggtagtagttaatacTCTCTTtgtctcataaagattgatgttttgggatatttttttgtcccacaaagattgatgttttgtaaacttcaagaattaatcattgaaaatatttaaatttttgaattgttattggtttaaaattaaataataactctttagtcaaagaaaaaaatatatttaaactcagtaattattgttttcttaaaatatgtaaaagtttataaacatcaatcttttagagacagagggagtatttgatattactgaaaccattaaatactcggataccagtttccttatttataggaATTATACCTCTGTTTGGTGACATgaataattattcttgaacCAAAGAACATACATGATCCGAATATTATAAACCTGGAGTACAAAAAGatctccaaattttatttcttctattttcgGGTTAaagaggatccgcgtcccgacccaATCATAATTAAGTGGTCGAGCAAGGGATATGATGATCATTTAGATAAATCGTAACtatagattaatttaattaaattaagtaattttctaatcatttttaatgaaaaacgtaccaaaataaaattatcattgGCATCTAATGATAATAAGTCTATTGAGTACTACtcctttaatagtatagatcaGTTATGTAGATATTACAAACAATTCTACTACGGTACACAACTCTTTCCGTAACACAACTTTTTTCGCAACCCATGAAATTACGACTAATAAGCATGCGACATTCGAGACATTTGCATAGCCGTGCCTAGAGTTTTCAAGGCCATaggcaaaattatttaaataatttttagctaatatactaaaaatatatgcTACTTAATTTTAGCTATCCCTTCGGATCGTTTTTTTTCCGATCACAACTCttaattttagataattatattgtgtaacaattttcaataatttttttgaagattgCATTTATTTATGGTAGTTCTTCAtgtctttttttactttacttgTTTGTTAGATCACTATACAATTATTGTCATCAgaaactattaaaatatttcCCAATATAATACATCAGTATTAGTTTTCTTTGAAATGTTTCTAGTGAATATATTATAAGAGATTGGACAGCTGTTGGAAAACAATAATGAACGACTTTTTCTTGGAGTAAAGAATATTATATAACGACGAAGTCCACTAGCTGTATTCACAAACTTTTAATATTAGATTAGATGGCagagtaaataatatatatgcaaGGTGggggagaaggagatgaagaatatCACAGAAATCCAAATCCCCCTAATATTATTGTAGCAGTCATGAGTTCTGTGGGTGTATTTCGTAAGGTGGAAAAGGATGAAAAATCATATTGGATATACACATTAACACATCCCGATGAAGCACTAGCCATggatcctttttttctttgtcctcGTGCGCGTCTCAAACTCCTAAAGCTCAAACTAAATATGCccgttgatgatgatgatgatgatgacgacagcgacgatggtggtggtggtgacgaTGGCGATGAAGGTAGtggcaaagaagaagacgacgacgatgatgatgatggcaaaGTAGATGGCGATGAAGATGGTGGCAAAGtagatgacgatgacgatgatgatgatgatccaaaaGACGATGAAAAAGATGCTCACGAAAATGGTGGCAAAGTACCTaacgatgacgatgacgatgactttgacgatgacgatgaagataaatatgtcgatgatgatgatgatgatgatgatgatgatgatgatgaggatgatgatgaggatgatgatgatgatgaagaagaagcatccCATGTGtattttggtgatgatgatgctaTTCCTGAGTTGTCCCCGTACAATTCATCCCCTCACTTCTTCACCAAAGGAAATGGTGATCAGCAAGACAAATCTTTGCTTGATTGTGACCACCCTGGAATCTGTAAACTCCCTGTAGTGCCTCTTTTTTGGTGCAACAATGAAGAACCTGATCGTGAAGAATTCGAGTGCGGCGCATGCGAAATGGATATGCCCAGCGCAAGCTATTTTGCATGCCTCCAATGTAGAAAAAAGTTTCATAAAGAATGTGTTGAATCTCCACTTGAAATCAAACACCCTTCCCACCCCTATCATTTTCTTCGCCTTTACAGTTTTGCAAGCACGGAAATGATTTGCAACCGTTGTAAGGAAGTTGTCTTCGACATGTTTTATCACTGTACTACATGTGATTTGAGTATGCATCCTGTGTGTGCGATGAAGACGGTACCCTTTGTTTTGTCGTGATAAGAATAAGCGGTCGATGTGAAATTTTGAGACGCTGTGAGAAGCGATGGGTCCAACATCTGGACCGATCGGTCCACTTTAAACCAGCCAAAGTACTAGAGTGTATCAGACCGATCGGTCCAACATCTGACAGAGATCGGTAATATTTCCTTGACGGCCAGTTCGAGTTTTCTTAGCccgttttgtttttcttatgtcTGTAATAAACGACttatgctttgtgttttttgagtttttgaagcTTTGAGACTTTTGTAATTTATCTTTTGCAGATTTGAGATTCATTCATTTTTCTTCACAATTGGTGAAGAATTCTAAACTCTTTTACTCTTTATTTCATCAGTCCAATCTCgttgtgttgtttcttttgctatGTCTAAGTAGTTTCTTAACTGGGATTTGGGTTTCTAAGTAGGGGATTCAAtgatttgattgttgttagagattttaaactcttatattctttttatttacatgttcttaatgctataaTATAACTGATATATTACTTTCTAAGTTTTtctatgcatcaaaagtgttcaATGTGAATTGAACAATGTATTTCTAATCAACTAAAATTGATATTAGAATGCACTGTGAACTAAGTGGACTTGTTTGATGATGCAAAATTGACTAAGAGgttgcaaatgaaagtttagcaaaTGAGTAGTCAACGTTAATGACTAATTCCTAAAAAGggttagtttaattttgtgcCCATGTTTGTGAACGGTTCTTTGTAGTTGAATTTCTATTTCGTTACTTTATTTGTTGTTGATCTCTGAATTACCATGTAACCCAATGTTCGCTATTATACAAGTTTACTCGTTTATTCCCTACGCATTTTTATTAAAGaacataaaaaccaaacaaatatctTTTGCTTTAGCTAATTAAAACTCTCAtaaatctttagtgtaccaCGGGTTCTTGTGGATCAACTCTGAATCAACTAGCTTCGATTAAGTGTATCCGGTAAATATTCGAACAATCACGTTGAAGTTGCTGATTTTGGATCTCATGTACgctttatctcttcttctagaTAGTTGTGATGGCACTACTTAATGATTCAATtaatagggttttttttttcttcttaattttgttaagaGGAGGGGACACAATTGTCTCCCACCATTTATtactgtaaacaaaaaaaattgcatccTAACATTCTGCGGGATCGGAGTCCCAT harbors:
- the LOC104761627 gene encoding NAD-dependent protein deacetylase SRT1-like; translation: MSLGYAEKLSFIEDVGQVGMAEFFDPSHVLQCKIEELAKMIQKSKHLVVFTGAGISTSCGIPDFRGPKGIWTLQREGKDLPKASLPFHRAMPSMTHMALVELERAGILKFVISQNVDGLHLRSGIPREKLSELHGDSFMEMCPSCGAEYLRDFEVETIGLKETSRRCSVQKCGAKLKDSVLDWEDALPPKEIDPAEKHCKMADLVLCLGTSLQITPACNLPLKCLRGGGKIVIVNLQKTPKDKKANVVIHGLVDKVVAGVMESLNMKIPPYVRIDLFQIILTQALSGDQRFINWTLRVASVHGLTSQLPFIESIEVSFSDDQKYKDAVLDKQPFLMKRRTARNETFNIFLKVNYSDGCDSVSTQLSLPFEFKVSTEERGEIIDKEAVLQSLREKAVEESSCGQSGVVERRAVSEPRSEAIVYATVTSLRTFLCQQSLHANGELKWKLEGSGTSRKRSRTGKRKSKAQEEETKA
- the LOC104761628 gene encoding protein PFC0760c-like, with amino-acid sequence MQGGGEGDEEYHRNPNPPNIIVAVMSSVGVFRKVEKDEKSYWIYTLTHPDEALAMDPFFLCPRARLKLLKLKLNMPVDDDDDDDDSDDGGGGDDGDEGSGKEEDDDDDDDGKVDGDEDGGKVDDDDDDDDDPKDDEKDAHENGGKVPNDDDDDDFDDDDEDKYVDDDDDDDDDDDDEDDDEDDDDDEEEASHVYFGDDDAIPELSPYNSSPHFFTKGNGDQQDKSLLDCDHPGICKLPVVPLFWCNNEEPDREEFECGACEMDMPSASYFACLQCRKKFHKECVESPLEIKHPSHPYHFLRLYSFASTEMICNRCKEVVFDMFYHCTTCDLSMHPVCAMKTVPFVLS